The sequence AAGGGCCAAAACAAAGACCAAGAAAAATGCCCCGCTTTGTAAAACTGCCACGCCGCAATGCTGCCAACCAAGATATTGAGCGTCAATGCGGTGGGCTTGATTTCATTAGGTGCGAGTGACAACAGCGACATCACCGCGATATAGCCCGAAGCACCCGCATGTCCCACGGCGGAGTACAGCACGGCGATGATGAAAACGCTGGCTATCAGAAGGTAGAAGAGTTCAGTCTGCATAAAACCCCAACTATACGCTGATGATGCACACAATTTTCCTTATACAGCAAGCAGATATCATCTGTTAGGATAATCGGAGTTTTTACTTTTCGATTGATTTATTGATGCGTCCAGCACAACTTTCCCAAATCCTAGACCGTGAATTTTTGAGCGCAGCCGCACTGCAACACACGCCTGTGATGCTATGGGGGCCGCCAGGTGTAGGCAAGTCGCAAATCGTGGCGCAAGTGGCAGCGCGCCACCATGTGCCAGTGG is a genomic window of Candidatus Cloacimonadota bacterium containing:
- a CDS encoding sulfite exporter TauE/SafE family protein, with the translated sequence MQTELFYLLIASVFIIAVLYSAVGHAGASGYIAVMSLLSLAPNEIKPTALTLNILVGSIAAWQFYKAGHFSWSLFWP